A stretch of Henckelia pumila isolate YLH828 chromosome 4, ASM3356847v2, whole genome shotgun sequence DNA encodes these proteins:
- the LOC140867271 gene encoding embryogenesis-associated protein EMB8-like isoform X1 — protein MTMESLADASAAISPYEALLRAAISVPISHYFWGFFLIVIVFLYIFLEIHVLQDLFSGFKGQPVTLTFNPLSEVYHDVVSKCRILHGRYLSTPWLCSPHLQTLFIHYLGNPPLVNYRRQLFITSDGGTIALDWVTNPEVKKPVIQENNEVQQDNKNPLIIIIPGLTSDSGSAYVKHLAFKMVKHGWDVVVANHRGLGGVSITSDCFYSAGWTEDVRKIIDHLHCKFPEAPLFVIGTSIGANILVKYLGEDGVNVPIIGAAAICSPWDPLICDRFMNRRLVQRLYNKALAIGLKDYADLHEAVLSRLSNWEGVKKSLSVRDFDDCATRVLGNFETVDTYYRRCASANYVGSVAVPLLCISSLDDPVCTSEAIPWDECRLNSNIVLATTQHGGHLPYFEGLAAKSVWWVRAVEEFFSVLQSSPLSHRKKQMPDSSFNNPIQSTIDHAPYVHVTEDGIVTAVGNEVDSGVTRLENTDQNKIQDTLFVEGKQTPELGQARRLDTEHVGPVKKSLYQISRQNRKSLWLLGYIAIITTWPLVGSALAIFFRKKFQNRLSLSSFRR, from the exons aTGACAATGGAATCCTTGGCCGATGCTTCGGCGGCGATATCGCCGTACGAGGCGTTGCTCCGGGCGGCTATATCAGTGCCAATTTCTCACTATTTTTGGGGATTTTTCTTGATCGTGATAGTATTTCTGTATATATTTTTGGAGATTCATGTACTCCAAGATTTGTTCTCCGGATTCAAGGGTCAGCCCGTGACTTTAACTTTCAATCCTTTATCAGAAGTCTACCACGATGTAGTTTCCAAGTGTCGGATTCTTCATGGAAG GTATTTATCGACTCCATGGTTGTGTAGTCCCCATCTGCAGACTCTGTTTATACATTATTTAGGGAATCCTCCCCTTGTCAATTATAGAAG ACAGCTTTTTATTACTTCTGATGGTGGAACTATTGCTTTGGATTGGGTGACGAATCCTGAAG TTAAGAAACCAGTCATTCAAGAAAATAACGAGGTGCAGCAAGACAATAAGAATCCCCTTATTATCATCATTCCAGGCTTAACAAGCGATTCAGGTTCTGCT TATGTCAAACATTTGGCTTTCAAGATGGTTAAGCATGGTTGGGATGTTGTTGTGGCCAATCACAGAGGACTTGGGGGTGTATCAATAACT TCTGATTGCTTCTATAGTGCTGGGTGGACAGAGGATGTACGAAAAATTATTGACCATCTCCATTGTAAATTCCCTGAAGCTCCTCTATTTGTCATTGGCACAAGCATTGGTGCTAATATTCTG GTTAAATATCTTGGCGAGGATGGGGTTAATGTCCCAATTATTGGAGCAGCAGCCATCTGTTCTCCTTGGGATCCCCTG ATTTGTGACAGGTTTATGAACCGGAGACTTGTACAAAGGTTGTACAATAAAGCTTTGGCCATCGGCTTGAAAGATTACGCAGATTT GCACGAGGCTGTCCTATCTCGTCTGTCAAACTGGGAAGGTGTTAAAAAG TCACTTTCGGTTCGGGACTTTGATGATTGTGCAACTCGAGTTCTTGGAAATTTTGAG ACAGTGGATACGTATTACAGGCGTTGTGCCAGTGCTAATTACGTGGGAAGTGTTGCGGTACCCCTTCTCTGCATTAGCTCTTTAGATGATCCAGTTTGTACAAGTGAAGCAATTCCATGGGATGAGTGCCG GTTAAATAGTAATATAGTCTTGGCTACCACACAGCATGGTGGACACTTGCCATACTTTGAAGGGTTAGCAGCAAAAAGTGTCTG GTGGGTGAGGGCTGTTGAGGAATTTTTCAGTGTTCTACAATCCAGCCCACTGAGCCATCGCAAAAAACAG ATGCCAGATTCTTCCTTCAACAATCCTATTCAATCAACAATCGACCATGCCCCATATGTACATGTCacggaggatggcatcgttacTGCCGTAGGCAATGAAGTTGATTCAGGAGTTACACGTCTAGAGAACACGGATCAAAACAAGATTCAAGATACGTTATTTGTAGAAGGAAAGCAAACTCCGGAGCTCGGCCAGGCTCGGCGCCTGGACACGGAACACGTTGGTCCTGTCAAGAAATCACTGTATCAGATTTCTCGCCAGAACCGGAAATCTCTGTGGCTGCTTGGATACATAGCAATCATCACCACTTGGCCACTTGTGGGCTCAGCTCTTGCAATCTTCTTCAGGAAAAAGTTTCAGAATCGACTCTCCTTATCATCGTTTCGACGGTAA
- the LOC140867272 gene encoding uncharacterized protein At5g49945-like, with translation MANSRSLFISPLSLLRPRGDAFLYLFALLSIFSLLLHHLSAAPAHPHFEGFDADDDDFALEDSDRDQVVPPLRSPPPPISLSTSTPESHHGPPESQIQPDTNPSPNSVKSPSTSSSFEYWDEDEFEGIPQDLVPPQESEVKPESSSTGADSDLGHPEDSNKSDVKFPKKLSYYTVEIACVSFLIMFTINYFTGKRENENLALAWASKFAARDSIFEKNFSLLGVGETDDSPLLLQEGHNVFKFYASGRRFCSGLLATMELKSRHDLISKLYNMVVPCKDEITFEVYMNDDAMDHVLFALARKKLAKTMQKEMKDLQRFAGLVSPPSGKKWVTEELQVISESKEVAGDLINDVVLDQVFGEKAFEKFGKLFISMYFSDQLIGSSKKMLVFKFALPDANHMADMSRLVALVPYYIDLVGRYKLSSHARSKTEVARAKVAQEIHKEIQNARQEALQKKKADQRKKLEEAEAKLSAEALRKKEAKDHARQMKKAMPKIKMSRAG, from the exons ATGGCGAATTCGAGATCTCTCTTCATCTCCCCGCTCTCTCTCCTCCGCCCCAGAGGCGACGCCTTCCTCTATCTATTCGCGCTGCTCTCCATCTTCTCCCTCCTCCTCCACCACCTCTCCGCCGCCCCCGCCCACCCCCACTTCGAAGGCTTCGACGCCGATGATGACGATTTCGCACTCGAAGACTCCGATCGGGACCAAGTTGTTCCTCCGCTTCGTTCGCCACCGCCGCCGATCTCCCTGTCCACTTCCACTCCGGAGTCCCACCATGGCCCTCCTGAATCCCAGATTCAACCAGACACCAACCCTAGTCCGAATTCCGTGAAGTCCCCTTCAACGTCGTCGTCCTTTGAGTACTGGGATGAAGATGAATTCGAAGGGATTCCTCAGGATTTGGTTCCGCCGCAGGAGAGTGAAGTGAAACCGGAGTCTTCTTCTACTGGCGCTGATTCGGATTTGGGTCACCCGGAGGACTCCAACAAATCGGATGTGAAGTTTCCGAAGAAGTTGAGTTATTATACGGTTGAGATTGCGTGTGTTTCGTTTTTGATCATGTTTACTATCAATTATTTTACTGGAAAAAGAGAAAATGAGAACCTGGCGTTGGCGTGGGCGAGTAAATTTGCGGCTAGGGACTCGATTTTTGAGAAAAACTTTAGCTTGTTGGGAGTGGGGGAGACAGATGACTCTCCCCTTTTGTTGCAGGAAGGGCATAATGTATTTAAGTTCTATGCTAGCGGTAGGAGGTTCTGCTCAGGATTGCTGGCCACCATGGAGCTTAAGAGTAGACATGATTTGATATCAAAGTTGTATAATATGGTTGTGCCTtgcaaggatgagatcacgtttGAGGTTTATATGAACGATGATGCTATGGATCATGTGCTTTTTGCCTTGGCGAGGAAGAAGTTGGCAAAGACAATGCAGAAGGAGATGAAGGACTTGCAGAGGTTTGCTGGGTTGGTGTCGCCTCCCAGTGGGAAGAAGTGGGTAACTGAGGAGTTGCAAGTTATTTCGGAGTCGAAGGAGGTTGCTGGGGATTTGATCAATGATGTTGTTCTGGATCAG GTTTTTGGTGAGAAGGCTTTTGAGAAATTCGGCAAGTTATTCATCTCGATGTATTTTTCTGATCAACTGATTGGCTCAAGCAAGAAGATGCTGGTGTTTAAGTTTGCTCTTCCTGATGCTAATCATATGGCTGACATGAGTCGTTTGGTAGCACTTGTTCCCTATTACATTGATCTAGTTGGCCGATACAAGCTCAGCTCACAT GCTCGATCTAAAACAGAAGTAGCTAGGGCCAAAGTTGCCCAAGAGATTCATAAAGAGATTCAGAATGCCAGGCAAGAAGCGTTACAGAAAAAGAAAGCCGACCAAAGAAAGAAGTTGGAGGAGGCTGAAGCAAAGCTAAGTGCTGAGGCTCTTCGGAAGAAGGAGGCAAAAGATCATGCTCGCCAAATGAAGAAAGCCATGCCGAAGATCAAGATGAGTAGGGCTGgttag
- the LOC140867271 gene encoding embryogenesis-associated protein EMB8-like isoform X2 — MTMESLADASAAISPYEALLRAAISVPISHYFWGFFLIVIVFLYIFLEIHVLQDLFSGFKGQPVTLTFNPLSEVYHDVVSKCRILHGRYLSTPWLCSPHLQTLFIHYLGNPPLVNYRRQLFITSDGGTIALDWVTNPEVKKPVIQENNEVQQDNKNPLIIIIPGLTSDSGSAYVKHLAFKMVKHGWDVVVANHRGLGGVSITSDCFYSAGWTEDVRKIIDHLHCKFPEAPLFVIGTSIGANILVKYLGEDGVNVPIIGAAAICSPWDPLICDRFMNRRLVQRLYNKALAIGLKDYADLHEAVLSRLSNWEGVKKSLSVRDFDDCATRVLGNFETVDTYYRRCASANYVGSVAVPLLCISSLDDPVCTSEAIPWDECRLNSNIVLATTQHGGHLPYFEGLAAKSVWWVRAVEEFFSVLQSSPLSHRKKQATSSLIPMLSQ; from the exons aTGACAATGGAATCCTTGGCCGATGCTTCGGCGGCGATATCGCCGTACGAGGCGTTGCTCCGGGCGGCTATATCAGTGCCAATTTCTCACTATTTTTGGGGATTTTTCTTGATCGTGATAGTATTTCTGTATATATTTTTGGAGATTCATGTACTCCAAGATTTGTTCTCCGGATTCAAGGGTCAGCCCGTGACTTTAACTTTCAATCCTTTATCAGAAGTCTACCACGATGTAGTTTCCAAGTGTCGGATTCTTCATGGAAG GTATTTATCGACTCCATGGTTGTGTAGTCCCCATCTGCAGACTCTGTTTATACATTATTTAGGGAATCCTCCCCTTGTCAATTATAGAAG ACAGCTTTTTATTACTTCTGATGGTGGAACTATTGCTTTGGATTGGGTGACGAATCCTGAAG TTAAGAAACCAGTCATTCAAGAAAATAACGAGGTGCAGCAAGACAATAAGAATCCCCTTATTATCATCATTCCAGGCTTAACAAGCGATTCAGGTTCTGCT TATGTCAAACATTTGGCTTTCAAGATGGTTAAGCATGGTTGGGATGTTGTTGTGGCCAATCACAGAGGACTTGGGGGTGTATCAATAACT TCTGATTGCTTCTATAGTGCTGGGTGGACAGAGGATGTACGAAAAATTATTGACCATCTCCATTGTAAATTCCCTGAAGCTCCTCTATTTGTCATTGGCACAAGCATTGGTGCTAATATTCTG GTTAAATATCTTGGCGAGGATGGGGTTAATGTCCCAATTATTGGAGCAGCAGCCATCTGTTCTCCTTGGGATCCCCTG ATTTGTGACAGGTTTATGAACCGGAGACTTGTACAAAGGTTGTACAATAAAGCTTTGGCCATCGGCTTGAAAGATTACGCAGATTT GCACGAGGCTGTCCTATCTCGTCTGTCAAACTGGGAAGGTGTTAAAAAG TCACTTTCGGTTCGGGACTTTGATGATTGTGCAACTCGAGTTCTTGGAAATTTTGAG ACAGTGGATACGTATTACAGGCGTTGTGCCAGTGCTAATTACGTGGGAAGTGTTGCGGTACCCCTTCTCTGCATTAGCTCTTTAGATGATCCAGTTTGTACAAGTGAAGCAATTCCATGGGATGAGTGCCG GTTAAATAGTAATATAGTCTTGGCTACCACACAGCATGGTGGACACTTGCCATACTTTGAAGGGTTAGCAGCAAAAAGTGTCTG GTGGGTGAGGGCTGTTGAGGAATTTTTCAGTGTTCTACAATCCAGCCCACTGAGCCATCGCAAAAAACAG GCTACCAGCAGCTTAATACCAATGCTTTCTCaataa
- the LOC140866812 gene encoding protein WHAT'S THIS FACTOR 9, mitochondrial-like produces MLRLQNAGRGHLLFLRRRHRHIRTFVNARIKWVRDPYLDTAVEREKNLKPLLSLKDLILSHPSQTLPISSVSPLKPHLQIPTTARTFFLKYPLIFKIFLPPHKPNSLPHVKLTPRLLSLHQDEILILDAPRYRKDVAERLVRLLMIARAGKLPLYLIDMFKYDLGLPHDYLSTLLLEFPDYFSLCNMGFRDSSGSVVLGLELVSWRDDLAVSVVEKRAKENGETGTRTKFSMNLPRGFDLEKKVVEWLDEWHKLPYISPYENAFHLIPNSDQAEKWAVAVIHELLSLLVSKKTERENVFRLGDFLGFGRPRLKRALVHFPGIFYVSNKIKTQTVVLREEYRKSMLVGMHPLMLMRNKYISLMNLVLRRGKPRIRVLQHRKGSTSSSSTRGKKKDDQNRYTISDNDID; encoded by the coding sequence ATGCTTCGACTCCAAAATGCTGGCCGCGGCCACCTCCTCTTCCTCCGCCGCCGCCACCGTCACATCCGCACCTTCGTTAACGCGAGAATCAAATGGGTCCGGGATCCTTACCTCGACACCGCCGTTGAGAGAGAGAAAAATCTGAAACCCTTGCTTTCACTCAAAGATCTCATCCTCTCCCACCCTTCCCAAACTCTGCCAATCTCCTCTGTTTCACCTTTGAAGCCCCACCTACAAATCCCCACCACCGCTAGGACATTCTTCCTCAAATACccattaattttcaaaatatttctcCCCCCTCACAAACCCAACTCCCTCCCACATGTTAAACTCACCCCCAGATTGCTCTCCCTTCACCAGGACGAAATCTTGATACTTGATGCGCCTCGTTATCGTAAAGACGTAGCAGAAAGGCTGGTCAGGCTTCTGATGATCGCGAGGGCTGGAAAGCTTCCTCTTTATTTGATCGATATGTTTAAATACGATTTGGGATTACCCCATGATTATTTGTCGACGCTGTTGCTGGAATTTCCTGACTATTTTAGCCTTTGCAATATGGGATTTCGGGATTCGAGTGGTAGTGTTGTACTTGGATTAGAACTGGTCTCTTGGAGGGATGATTTGGCTGTTTCTGTGGTGGAGAAGAGAGCCAAAGAGAATGGTGAAACGGGTACGAGGACTAAGTTTTCGATGAATTTACCAAGAGGATTTGATTTGGAGAAGAAGGTGGTGGAATGGTTGGATGAATGGCACAAGTTACCTTACATTTCACCATATGAAAATGCGTTCCATTTGATTCCGAATAGCGATCAGGCGGAGAAGTGGGCGGTGGCGGTGATCCATGAGCTGCTGAGTTTGCTGGTGTCCAAGAAAACAGAAAGAGAGAATGTCTTTCGTTTGGGAGACTTTTTGGGGTTCGGCCGACCGCGGTTAAAGAGGGCGTTGGTGCATTTTCCAGGGATCTTTTATGTTTCAAATAAGATAAAGACACAGACTGTGGTTTTGAGAGAGGAATACAGGAAGAGTATGTTAGTTGGAATGCACCCATTGATGCTGATGAGAAATAAGTACATCAGTCTCATGAATCTGGTTTTGAGAAGGGGTAAACCTAGAATTCGAGTCCTtcaacatagaaaaggatcgacttcttcttcttcgacaagaggcaaaaaGAAAGACGACCAGAACAGATATACCATAAGTGACAACGATATCGATTAG